Proteins encoded in a region of the Halioglobus maricola genome:
- the infA gene encoding translation initiation factor IF-1 yields the protein MAKEDQIEMEGEVIDTLPNTTFRVELENGHVVTAHISGKMRKNYIRILTGDKVRVELTPYDLTKGRITYRER from the coding sequence ATGGCAAAAGAAGACCAGATTGAAATGGAAGGCGAGGTTATCGACACCCTTCCCAACACCACATTCCGGGTTGAGCTGGAAAATGGCCACGTGGTGACTGCACACATCTCCGGTAAAATGCGCAAAAACTACATCCGCATTCTGACCGGTGACAAAGTCCGCGTGGAATTGACGCCCTACGACCTGACCAAGGGCCGCATCACCTACCGCGAGCGCTAA
- the aat gene encoding leucyl/phenylalanyl-tRNA--protein transferase — MSNMQAITQLINDDSFPPSEQALDYPNGLLAVGGDLSPARLMAAYRQGIFPWYEEPQPVLWWTPDPRSVLFPDRLHISRSLRKTLRKDRFRLAVDQNFEAVMRNCAQLRGDGLGTWIGDDMLAAYCDLHHIGHAHSIEVYNPAGELVGGLYGIAIGRAYFGESMFSEETDASKVGLVALVSILRRGGFGIIDCQVESDHLNSLGAENISRLDFEQRLGETIDVAHDPEIWRLPATCGELL; from the coding sequence ATGAGCAATATGCAGGCCATCACCCAACTTATTAACGACGACAGTTTTCCCCCGAGCGAGCAGGCGCTTGACTACCCGAATGGCCTGCTGGCTGTCGGTGGCGATTTATCCCCTGCCCGCCTCATGGCTGCGTATCGCCAGGGAATTTTCCCATGGTATGAAGAGCCACAGCCTGTGCTGTGGTGGACGCCCGATCCAAGGTCAGTGCTGTTTCCCGATCGACTTCACATTTCGCGCTCACTGCGCAAGACCCTGCGAAAAGACCGCTTCCGGCTCGCCGTCGACCAAAACTTCGAGGCCGTTATGCGCAACTGCGCCCAGCTGCGAGGAGACGGCCTGGGCACCTGGATTGGCGACGATATGCTGGCGGCATACTGTGATCTGCACCACATTGGTCACGCGCACTCGATCGAGGTCTACAACCCCGCAGGAGAGCTGGTCGGCGGCCTGTATGGCATCGCTATCGGCCGGGCGTATTTCGGTGAATCCATGTTCAGCGAAGAAACGGACGCATCCAAGGTCGGACTCGTCGCTCTGGTCAGCATTCTGCGCCGTGGGGGCTTTGGGATTATTGACTGTCAGGTCGAAAGTGATCACCTGAACAGTCTCGGGGCAGAGAACATCTCAAGGCTGGACTTCGAGCAACGGCTTGGCGAAACTATAGATGTCGCCCATGATCCTGAAATCTGGCGTCTACCAGCCACTTGTGGAGAACTTTTGTGA
- a CDS encoding arginyltransferase, whose amino-acid sequence MTSSLRDLKVYTTYPHSCSYLEDQEATTLFVDPRQEVDQTLYSNLSVLGFRRSGNHLYRPHCSNCEACIPARIPVNKFQPNRNQKRALKRNADLEIEVTGDIRDQSAFELYRRYIEQRHADGDMYPPDREQYQSFLDNAWECTRYYRFYQGGKLTAISVVDELLDGLSAIYTFFDPDLDDRSLGRYAILWQIEKAAEMGLDYLYLGYWIKNCRKMSYKSEYRPLELYLNGRWSLLT is encoded by the coding sequence GTGACCTCTTCCCTGCGGGACCTCAAGGTCTATACGACCTACCCCCACAGCTGCAGCTACCTGGAAGACCAGGAGGCCACCACTCTGTTCGTCGATCCCCGGCAGGAGGTAGACCAGACGCTCTACAGTAATCTTTCCGTGCTGGGTTTCAGGCGCAGCGGCAATCATCTATATCGCCCCCACTGCTCCAATTGCGAGGCGTGCATCCCGGCGCGTATTCCAGTCAATAAATTCCAGCCCAATCGCAATCAGAAGCGGGCCCTCAAACGCAACGCTGACCTCGAAATAGAAGTGACAGGTGATATCCGCGACCAGTCGGCGTTCGAGCTCTACCGCCGCTATATCGAACAGCGTCATGCCGACGGCGACATGTACCCGCCAGATCGCGAGCAGTATCAGTCCTTTCTCGACAATGCCTGGGAGTGCACTCGCTACTACCGATTTTACCAGGGCGGCAAACTCACTGCGATTTCAGTGGTGGATGAGCTGCTGGACGGCCTCTCTGCCATTTACACGTTCTTCGACCCCGACCTCGATGACCGGAGCCTCGGCCGTTACGCCATCCTCTGGCAGATTGAGAAGGCGGCGGAGATGGGTCTGGACTATCTCTATCTCGGATACTGGATCAAGAACTGCCGCAAAATGAGCTACAAGTCGGAATATCGCCCTCTGGAGCTGTACCTGAACGGTCGCTGGAGCCTGCTGACCTAG